Proteins co-encoded in one Leptospiraceae bacterium genomic window:
- a CDS encoding alpha/beta hydrolase: MPQQKTNPRSRTANSQKSSDSKKTVSAANTNKPEEKKNSIKEKSIKIKETFDKTVSVVKTGAIKGATILHGVVGDALEENASSLARKMQFYKGGKPINLTKEDIIKAYPKPTSKICILVHGLACDEMMWNFPNSKENYGNLLQKEMGYTPFYLRYNSGLHISENGKHLSTLIHTLFKNYPTNIKELILIGHSMGGLVVRSACYYGDKQNVTWIYKIRKVFFLGSPHLGAPLEKFGNVVTNVLEHIPNTFVKMTKDVINLRSAGIKDLRYGYLLDEDWKGKDPDTLLKNSKNLVPLLEGVSYYIISGTVTEDPESIFSVWFGDALVRKPSVLGKDKSGIHTLPIPEENHKEFPGFAHLKLMHDPKVYEQIKEWNQ, encoded by the coding sequence ATGCCACAACAGAAAACAAATCCCAGATCAAGAACTGCCAACTCCCAAAAATCCTCAGACTCAAAGAAAACGGTTTCTGCGGCAAATACAAATAAACCAGAAGAAAAAAAGAATTCAATCAAGGAAAAATCAATTAAAATAAAAGAGACTTTCGATAAAACAGTTTCCGTTGTAAAAACAGGTGCTATTAAGGGAGCTACGATTCTACATGGTGTCGTCGGTGATGCATTGGAAGAAAATGCAAGCTCTCTAGCTCGTAAGATGCAATTTTATAAAGGCGGGAAGCCGATTAACCTGACCAAAGAAGATATTATAAAAGCTTATCCAAAGCCTACTTCTAAAATTTGCATTCTCGTTCATGGTCTTGCCTGCGATGAAATGATGTGGAATTTTCCAAATAGCAAAGAGAATTACGGTAATTTGCTGCAAAAAGAGATGGGGTATACACCATTTTACCTACGATACAATTCTGGACTTCACATTTCTGAAAATGGAAAGCATCTCTCGACTCTCATTCATACTCTATTTAAAAATTATCCAACCAATATAAAAGAGTTAATCCTAATTGGGCATAGCATGGGTGGACTCGTTGTTCGCAGTGCTTGCTATTATGGCGACAAACAAAATGTAACCTGGATTTACAAAATTCGAAAAGTTTTCTTCCTTGGCTCTCCCCATCTAGGAGCACCATTAGAAAAATTTGGCAATGTAGTAACTAACGTATTAGAGCATATACCAAATACATTTGTAAAAATGACTAAAGACGTAATCAATCTTCGCAGTGCGGGTATTAAAGATTTGCGCTATGGCTATTTACTAGACGAAGATTGGAAAGGGAAAGATCCAGATACTCTCTTAAAGAATTCTAAAAACTTAGTCCCTCTTCTAGAAGGCGTATCTTATTATATCATTTCAGGAACAGTCACCGAAGATCCTGAGAGTATTTTTTCTGTTTGGTTTGGAGATGCTTTGGTTCGTAAACCAAGCGTCCTCGGAAAAGACAAAAGCGGCATACACACATTACCCATTCCAGAAGAAAATCACAAAGAATTTCCGGGCTTCGCACATCTAAAACTCATGCATGATCCAAAAGTATATGAGCAGATAAAAGAGTGGAACCAGTAA
- a CDS encoding cyclic nucleotide-binding domain-containing protein has protein sequence MDNSLFKIVTFTPGSYITLEGERKPSTQFFIIKEGKVNLKRTFPVANEKSSEVIGPGDFFGVISAMSQYPQIESAIAMSNVTLISVGQNRFGELIQKNAALAMKIIRFFSKKLREFDQGQTNKTIGSKVSGEEDLALLYQMAENYFSQGNTDSAVYLYQSYLKYVPKGEFAGKAKEKLKMLHKPFEMEKVNGANRSYTQNQMIFSENEPGQDLFILQKGKVKITKIIKDNDVLLNIMKPGDIFGEMALLDNKPRSASAIATEDVDLLAINKANFETMVQTQPQLMSKIITVLSERVWNAYKKIANSMIEDINGRIADMLLTLVEKNRVKIAPKAEHNFQLGIFDLLKMLGLTDRDTNLIMKFMTNNKFIHLDGEILMCSDLALLDRLVHYHKEGKRRN, from the coding sequence ATGGATAACTCCCTTTTTAAAATTGTAACCTTTACCCCCGGATCCTATATCACGCTCGAAGGCGAAAGAAAACCATCGACTCAGTTTTTTATCATCAAAGAAGGCAAAGTGAATCTAAAGAGAACCTTTCCTGTCGCCAATGAAAAATCGAGTGAAGTAATCGGACCTGGAGATTTTTTCGGCGTCATTTCTGCTATGAGTCAATATCCGCAAATTGAATCTGCAATCGCTATGAGCAATGTAACCCTTATTTCTGTTGGTCAAAATCGCTTTGGAGAACTCATTCAAAAGAATGCTGCACTTGCAATGAAAATCATTCGATTCTTTTCCAAAAAATTGCGCGAATTTGACCAAGGACAAACAAATAAAACAATTGGCTCTAAAGTATCAGGAGAAGAAGACCTCGCACTTCTTTACCAAATGGCGGAAAATTATTTTTCTCAAGGCAACACAGATAGTGCGGTTTATCTTTATCAAAGCTATTTAAAGTATGTTCCCAAAGGAGAATTTGCGGGCAAAGCAAAAGAGAAATTAAAAATGCTTCACAAACCCTTTGAAATGGAAAAAGTCAATGGGGCTAACAGAAGTTATACGCAAAATCAAATGATATTCAGTGAAAATGAGCCCGGTCAGGATTTATTCATTTTACAGAAAGGAAAAGTCAAGATCACAAAGATTATCAAAGACAATGATGTTCTCTTAAACATTATGAAACCGGGAGATATATTCGGAGAGATGGCTCTTCTTGATAATAAGCCTCGTTCTGCTTCCGCAATCGCCACAGAAGATGTAGACCTTCTTGCAATCAATAAAGCGAATTTCGAAACAATGGTGCAAACACAGCCTCAACTTATGAGTAAAATTATCACCGTTCTATCCGAGCGAGTTTGGAATGCCTATAAAAAAATTGCGAATTCGATGATTGAAGATATTAACGGGCGCATTGCTGATATGCTTTTAACGTTAGTCGAAAAGAACCGCGTAAAGATTGCTCCAAAAGCAGAGCACAATTTTCAACTGGGAATTTTTGACCTTCTAAAAATGTTAGGGCTAACTGATAGAGATACAAATTTAATTATGAAGTTCATGACCAATAATAAATTCATTCATCTCGATGGAGAAATTCTTATGTGCTCTGACTTGGCACTCTTGGATCGTCTCGTTCATTATCACAAAGAAGGAAAGCGTAGAAATTAA
- a CDS encoding response regulator has product MKKTIRIKLFLGITLLSLFISSLLGFFFYESSINIHLEKIHANQIIKTELSKKDISDAKEIGINSASKVFIITLISTLIITFYFANFSIRYIESIHETNAEILQAKNKAIELARNLELEIQNKTEEYIQVKENVEKLTKAKSDLLAYMSHQIRTPMNSILAATNLLLRNKPKQEQTSNLEILKFSTENLLVIINDILDYTKIETSSIEFEKKEFNLSLLVNSMRDSFALMRGDKPLEFVVEVDERLPKKVIGDPVRLYQILNNLILNAIKFTSSGGVHLFLKLNSSSKSSVKIDFSVVDTGIGIPSHELDFIFDDFTDPKSKIQNTDVEIGLRLSITKNLLELQGSKIFVESQPDIGTNFYFGLDFDLPVEEFSSIEKEKKEIEPSLSHVKLLLVEDYKLNQMVVEEFLNIWNISVDIADNGKIAVEMADKKEYTIILMDLQMPIIDGYEATRLIRSLPNNKYKTVPIIALTASAIQETITRVKLSGMNDYITKPFKPDVLYKKIVQYTSKTS; this is encoded by the coding sequence ATGAAAAAAACAATTCGTATAAAGCTTTTCTTGGGTATAACGCTATTATCCCTCTTTATTTCTTCTCTACTTGGATTTTTCTTTTATGAGAGTTCTATCAATATTCACTTAGAAAAAATCCACGCAAATCAAATAATTAAAACTGAATTATCTAAAAAAGATATTTCTGATGCGAAAGAAATAGGTATCAATTCTGCCTCGAAAGTGTTTATTATTACATTGATTTCTACTCTAATCATTACATTCTATTTTGCAAATTTTTCCATCCGTTACATTGAATCAATTCACGAGACAAATGCAGAAATACTACAAGCAAAGAACAAAGCGATTGAACTTGCGAGAAACTTAGAACTCGAAATACAAAATAAAACGGAAGAATATATACAAGTAAAAGAAAATGTAGAAAAGCTTACAAAGGCTAAGAGTGATTTGCTTGCCTATATGAGTCATCAAATCAGAACCCCGATGAATTCCATTCTTGCAGCAACCAATCTCTTACTCAGAAACAAGCCTAAACAAGAACAGACTTCCAATTTGGAGATTCTTAAATTCTCAACAGAAAATCTATTAGTTATAATCAATGACATCCTTGACTATACAAAGATTGAAACCAGTTCGATTGAATTTGAAAAGAAGGAGTTTAACCTTTCACTGCTAGTCAATAGTATGCGTGATTCTTTTGCTCTAATGCGAGGAGATAAGCCCTTGGAATTCGTAGTTGAGGTAGATGAGCGCTTGCCAAAGAAAGTTATAGGTGACCCTGTTCGTTTGTATCAAATTCTTAATAACCTTATTCTCAATGCAATAAAATTTACTTCAAGCGGAGGCGTTCATTTGTTCTTGAAATTGAACTCTTCGTCTAAATCTAGTGTAAAAATAGATTTTTCGGTTGTAGATACTGGTATTGGAATTCCTTCCCATGAATTGGATTTCATCTTTGACGATTTTACGGATCCAAAGTCGAAAATTCAAAACACAGATGTAGAAATTGGATTAAGACTCTCCATTACAAAAAACCTATTAGAATTGCAAGGCAGTAAAATTTTTGTCGAAAGCCAGCCAGACATTGGAACTAATTTTTATTTTGGTCTTGACTTTGACTTACCCGTTGAAGAATTTTCGAGCATTGAGAAAGAGAAGAAAGAAATAGAACCTTCTCTTTCTCATGTGAAACTATTACTAGTAGAAGATTATAAGTTAAATCAAATGGTGGTAGAAGAATTTTTAAATATTTGGAATATTTCTGTAGATATCGCGGATAACGGTAAGATCGCAGTGGAAATGGCAGATAAAAAAGAGTATACAATCATTTTGATGGATTTACAAATGCCGATTATCGATGGTTATGAAGCAACGCGTTTAATTCGCTCTCTTCCAAACAATAAATATAAAACAGTCCCGATCATAGCACTCACAGCCTCGGCTATCCAAGAAACAATTACAAGAGTTAAGCTTTCAGGCATGAACGATTACATCACAAAGCCATTCAAGCCCGATGTTCTTTATAAAAAAATTGTTCAATACACATCAAAGACCAGTTGA
- the msrA gene encoding peptide-methionine (S)-S-oxide reductase MsrA, which translates to MNSITIGGGCFWCLEAVYQLVEGVKAVTSGYAGGHTKNPTYKEVCNETTGHAEVVQIEFEPSIISLEKIFDIFWTVHDPTTLNRQGNDAGTQYRSIILFQDESQKKIAEASISTNAANWANPIVTEIVPLEIFYPAEDYHQNYFRNNPYNSYCAYVVKAKVDKYKKVFS; encoded by the coding sequence ATGAACTCAATAACGATTGGCGGTGGATGCTTTTGGTGTTTAGAGGCAGTATATCAATTAGTAGAAGGAGTAAAAGCGGTTACGTCCGGTTATGCGGGTGGTCATACAAAAAATCCCACTTACAAAGAAGTCTGCAATGAAACAACAGGTCATGCGGAAGTGGTGCAGATTGAATTTGAGCCAAGTATTATTTCACTCGAAAAGATCTTTGATATTTTCTGGACAGTCCACGACCCTACTACCCTCAATCGTCAGGGCAATGACGCAGGCACACAGTATCGCTCCATCATTCTCTTCCAGGATGAGTCACAAAAAAAAATCGCCGAAGCATCCATTTCTACAAATGCGGCTAATTGGGCGAATCCCATCGTTACAGAAATTGTCCCTCTTGAAATTTTTTATCCGGCAGAAGACTATCATCAAAATTACTTCCGCAATAATCCTTACAACTCTTATTGTGCCTATGTAGTCAAAGCCAAAGTGGATAAATACAAAAAAGTATTTAGTTAA
- a CDS encoding DUF2191 domain-containing protein: MKVTALIPDTIIDEVKKYSNGKNITDSLMIALEDWIALQKLKKLNSLVLETPLTFERNFSAEKVRKLNQKR, from the coding sequence ATGAAAGTAACCGCACTCATTCCTGATACTATTATTGATGAAGTAAAAAAGTATTCGAATGGCAAGAATATTACAGACTCCCTTATGATTGCACTCGAAGATTGGATTGCTTTGCAGAAGTTGAAAAAATTAAACTCTCTTGTCCTAGAGACTCCTCTTACCTTTGAGCGAAATTTTTCAGCAGAGAAAGTAAGAAAGCTAAACCAAAAAAGATAA
- a CDS encoding PIN domain-containing protein, with the protein MVVLDTSIWIEFFKARDPYYKVVKKLIEEREVIALEIVFSELAQGCKNEREQKIISEYWKNLTKYSEDNLLFNAANLSYSKKLISKGVGLIDSVVIYAAYKLECKIWTLDKKILSVIDKKKNHFILK; encoded by the coding sequence ATGGTGGTTCTTGACACAAGTATTTGGATTGAGTTTTTTAAAGCCAGAGATCCTTATTATAAAGTTGTAAAAAAGTTAATTGAAGAAAGAGAAGTTATCGCACTAGAAATAGTCTTCTCAGAATTAGCGCAAGGCTGTAAAAATGAAAGAGAGCAAAAAATAATAAGTGAGTATTGGAAGAATTTAACAAAATACTCCGAAGACAATCTTTTATTCAATGCGGCTAATTTATCTTATTCGAAGAAGCTAATCAGCAAAGGTGTTGGACTGATTGATTCAGTAGTTATTTACGCTGCTTACAAATTAGAATGCAAGATATGGACATTGGATAAAAAAATTCTTTCTGTAATTGATAAGAAGAAGAATCATTTTATTCTTAAGTGA